A single window of Dermacentor albipictus isolate Rhodes 1998 colony chromosome 1, USDA_Dalb.pri_finalv2, whole genome shotgun sequence DNA harbors:
- the LOC135904080 gene encoding survival motor neuron protein-like — MAKGSVLWRRTETIDEDMWDDSDLIAAYDRAYEKIKKEIEKRNLTSSENSSAGQEPSTGWKQGDYCIAVYSGDKLPYEAKIKCIRGKHCIVHYIGYGNEERVLLSDLHPSEGKKARQAQQARAGSSVHTSNVKSGSFQHCAGIPNLPNEPPWGAASLGAPLSSSAHGIPPLPPHPSLFLENSAESGALSSMLMSWYLSGYHTGYYQALQQSRQAQK; from the exons ATGGCAAAAGGATCCGTGTTGTGGAGGCGAACCGAG ACCATCGACGAGGACATGTGGGACGACAGCGACTTGATTGCAGCTTACGACCGGGCTTACGAGAAAATAAAG aaagaaattgaaaaaagaaacctTACTTCGTCGGAAAACTCATCAGCAGGACAGGAACCATCGACT GGATGGAAGCAGGGTGACTACTGCATTGCAGTCTACTCTGGAGACAAACTTCCATATGAGGCCAAGATCAAGTGCATTAGAGGGAAGCACTGCATTGTTCACTACATTGGGTACGGCAATGAGGAGCGTGTCCTTTTGTCAGACCTCCACCCATCAGAGGGCAAGAAGGCACGACAAGCTCAGCAAGCTCGAGCAGGGAGC AGTGTCCACACAAGCAATGTGAAGTCTGGCTCATTTCAGCATTGCGCAGGCATTCCTAAT CTTCCCAACGAACCTCCGTGGGGTGCTGCTAGCTTGGGAGCACCGCTTTCAAGCTCAGCTCAT GGCATACCTCCCCTACCACCACATCCGTCACTGTTCTTGGAGAATAGTGCTGAGAGCGGTGCACTTTCCTCAATGCTCATGTCCTGGTATTTGAGTGGCTACCACACTGGCTACTATCAG